A region from the Acyrthosiphon pisum isolate AL4f chromosome A1, pea_aphid_22Mar2018_4r6ur, whole genome shotgun sequence genome encodes:
- the LOC100163333 gene encoding MMS19 nucleotide excision repair protein homolog encodes MTYVLKEIVDVVKNGNDIDSTCELVSKGISEKRLTFLQFVESLEEILTSTDKEIRLNGVKAFVAVLKKLPLDFFQPEELDFINQFLCERFIDHHSFVPIVLIGIEYTVQMKNITKQMIVRYFNTIMPHFHCQSQLQNDRNTFYCILQYIFLNRLDDLRFMGPDFLYFIISSMDGERDPNNLILLFRILPQFLRHYPLGHLAEETFDVIACYFPIDFYETEESKITRDELATSLSRCLTCVEEFADFCIPLALQKLEASLKVAKLDSLHLLKLCCESFDPIKIKNHIEEIWRILKMIIMTDTEDSADEIREAAIGVLTALLYSLTIIKGDNEQEQLSDFLDIVLKSSNRFLLDTQATLFIPSIKLLCSVGKTSNYASLKIANKVYLILLNKSDVSQTEIIRIIEAMGLITNMCIQMSIDLSSIPGLETRWEEVCCYFLLYAQNELPEIKMSALKALKISTKILTNSQRTNYYCILIKLIESDTTDSIRKETLSCFKEAATYFKEEVNREIIQFNLNIFNQSNDIVLKSKWLNALCCLGKEEYFFTLISDNLCANLSEKQAETKITLRCLRDLVRNVENINLVHHFALNGGLLNFILTTWINGIKSCADFSIFRNEIILEDVSFVTNSIVKVINNSEQIQILNQFSQYFNDIMNTKINFKTLSDTQQGIHSYMVILLESILNSLNTNIKLNNVILLIENCIELSTYSNNSICSLSASRLTATLINKYIDGDENDFLIDNFKLHLESCLNLSNFNNVIIQISWITKSLSLKGHRKMLQWIDWSLSLLADPLYGKVMTQCFKMLTQTDDGYLNKECFCSVKLLYRQRIFCYVIEPLISKYNTSPESVKENYLISILYQMDGNTYVTLSPYFSKILPLLLQLLSPEQVYVLQSLQTFRNLLESKTPVLEDYLQSFVPKLLNLSQSSKYMNIRIVALQCLYNCCDYSLIKLLPLKRQVISELAKCLDDKKRLVRKEVVRTKSRWLSIDVVNDDD; translated from the exons atgacgTATGTATTAAAAGAAATTGTGGATGTTGTTAAAAATGGAAATGATATTGATTCTACCTGTGAATTAGTTAGcaaag gaatatcAGAGAAAAGATTAACTTTTCTTCAATTTGTTGAGAGTTTGGAAGAAATTTTGACTTCTACAGATAAGGAAATTCGCCTAAATGGAGTTAAGGCATTTGTAGCTGTTTTAAAGAAATTACCTTTGGATTTTTTCCAACCTGAAGAGTTggattttataaatcaatttttatgtgAACGTTTCATTGATCATCATTCATTCGTACCAATTGTTTTAATTGGAATCGAGTATACT gtacaaatgaaaaatatcacCAAACAAATGATTGTaaggtattttaatacaattatgccTCATTTTCACTGTCAATCACAACTTCAAAATGAccgaaatacattttattgtatattacaatatatatttttgaatcgaCTAGATG atttacgtTTTATGGGACCagatttcttatattttattatttcttctatGGACGGTGAACGAGatcctaataatttaatactgctCTTTAGAATACTACCACAATTTTTAAGACATTATCCATTAGGTCATTTAGCAGAAGAGACTTTTGATGTTATTGCCTGTTACTTTCCAATAGATTTCTATGAA aCAGAAGAAAGTAAAATAACTAGAGATGAATTAGCAACCAGCTTATCTCGATGTCTTACATGTGTAGAGGAATTTGCTGATTTTTGTATTCCTTTGGCTTTACAAAAATTAGAAGCTAGTTTGAAAGTTGCAAAATTAGATTCATTGCATttattg aaattatgttGTGAGAGCTTTGAtcctatcaaaataaaaaatcacattGAAGAAATATggcgtattttaaaaatgataataatgacaGATACTGAAGATTCGGCAGATGAAATTAGAGAAGCTGCTATTGGCGTTTTAACTGCTCTATTGTATTCTCTTACCATTATTAAAGGAGACAATGAACAAGAACAACTATCAGATTTCTTGGATATTGTTCTTAAAA GTTCTAATAGATTTTTGTTGGACACTCAAGCAACTCTATTTATACCTTCAATCAAACTTCTTTGTAGTGTTGGGAAAACTTCCAACTATGCTTCTCTTAAGATAGCAAATAaa gtgtatttaattttacttaacaaAAGTGATGTATCACAAACAGAAATCATAAGAATCATAGAAGCTATGGgattaattacaaatatgtgTATACAAATGTCTATcgatttatcat ctatacCAGGACTAGAAACAAGATGGGAAGAAGTATGTTGTTACTTTTTACTTTATGCTCAAAATGAATTGcctgaaataaaaatgtctgcTTTGAAAGCATTAAAAATATCGACTAAAATACTAACTAATTCTCAACGTACAAATTAttactgtattttaattaaattaatcgaATCTGATACAACAGATTCTATTAGAAAAGAGACATTATCTTGTTTCAAAGAAGCAGCGACATATTTTAAAGAAGAAGTAAATAGAGAAATCATACAATttaacttaaacattttcaacc AGTctaatgatattgtattaaaatcaaaatggttGAATGCATTATGTTGTTTGGGaaaagaagaatatttttttacattaatcaGCGACAATCTATGTGCTAATTTATCTGAAAAACAAGCAGAAACCAAGATTACTCTTCGATGTTTAAG agaTCTTGTtagaaatgttgaaaatattaatttggtgcATCATTTTGCTTTAAATGGTGGACTCTTAAACTTTATATTAACAACCTGGATCAATGGTATCAAGAGTTGTGCCGATTTCAGTATATTtagaaatgaaattattttagaagATGTTTCTTTTGTTACTAATTCTATTGTAAAAGTAATCAATAACAG tgaacaaattcaaatacttaATCAATTCAGCCAATATTTCAATGAcattatgaatacaaaaataaattttaaaacactttCTGATACACAACAAGGCATACATTCATATATG gttattttattagaaagtattctaaattcattaaatacaaatatcaaaCTGAACAATgtgattttattaattgaaaactgCATTGAATTATCTACATATTCTAATAATTCAATATGTAGTTTATCTGCTTCCCGATTAACagcaacattaattaataaatatattgatg gtGATGAAAATGATTTCctaatagataattttaaattacatttagaaagttgtttaaatttatcaaatttcaataatgTCATAATTCAAATATCATGGATCACTAAGTCTTTATCTCTTAAAGGTCATAGGAAAATGCTACAATGGATTGACtgg tcattgAGTTTATTGGCGGACCCTTTGTATGGAAAGGTGATGACACAGTGCTTTAAAATGTTAACTCAAACAGACGATGGATATCTAAATAAAGAGTGTTTTTGTTCAGTAAA ATTATTATACAGACAAAGAATATTCTGTTATGTTATTGAACCACTCATATCTAAGTATAATACATCACCTGAAtctgttaaagaaaattatctaattagtattttataccaAATGGATGGTAATACATATGTGACTCTTTCACCATATTTTTCGAAG ATATTACCTCTATTACTTCAACTTTTATCTCCAGAACAAGTTTATGTCTTACAGTCGTTACAAACTTTTCGTAATCTATTAGAATCCAAGACTCCAGTATTGG